The following are encoded together in the Candidatus Methylomirabilis oxygeniifera genome:
- a CDS encoding protein of unknown function (Evidence 5 : No homology to any previously reported sequences), translating to MKAGDGKRCTYVSLSGLRQRAARTKSESINCALDSPAASVATICFLVSRCSGIRRPGSSTPS from the coding sequence ATGAAGGCAGGCGACGGCAAACGCTGCACCTATGTCAGCCTATCCGGTCTCCGACAGCGAGCCGCCCGAACCAAATCCGAGTCAATCAACTGTGCTTTGGACTCCCCTGCTGCCTCGGTTGCTACGATCTGTTTTCTGGTCTCCCGATGCTCTGGAATCCGGCGACCGGGCAGTTCGACGCCCTCTTGA
- a CDS encoding protein of unknown function (Evidence 5 : No homology to any previously reported sequences) — protein sequence MGTTNRHSGASRQGLSGLRALASFVSGGLNVLLTGGTADHREPRSEVPSRRLVEQVVRQDVPLVDNLCKVLVRENQFVDHRRDIGLLLPGNALYKGHRFLIKVHGKADL from the coding sequence TTGGGTACCACTAACCGACACTCCGGCGCCTCGCGCCAGGGTCTCAGTGGGCTTCGAGCGCTGGCCTCCTTCGTCTCTGGTGGGCTCAACGTACTGCTCACCGGCGGCACCGCAGACCATCGCGAGCCACGCTCAGAGGTACCTAGCCGGCGTCTGGTGGAGCAGGTCGTTCGTCAAGATGTACCCTTAGTCGATAACCTCTGCAAGGTACTTGTCCGTGAGAATCAGTTTGTTGACCACCGTCGAGATATCGGTCTTCTTCTTCCGGGCAATGCGCTGTACAAAGGCCATCGCTTCTTGATCAAGGTACACGGGAAGGCTGATCTTTAG
- a CDS encoding Peptidylprolyl isomerase (modular protein), which produces MHRIVACIVALLTIGAAGVVRGQELKTEEQKTFYALGLALSQSLGLFNLSEAELELVKSGLADGVLNRTRKVELPAYMSKVQELQTSRQAAAAAVEKKQGQSFLDKAAAEKGVTKTASGVIVTTLKSGTGPSPAAGDTVKVHYTGTLIDGTVFDSSVQRGQPATFPLNGVIKCWTEGVVTMKVGGKAKLVCPADAAYGVRGAPPKIKPGATLVFDVELLEIVK; this is translated from the coding sequence ATGCATCGAATCGTTGCGTGCATCGTCGCACTCCTGACCATCGGCGCGGCAGGGGTCGTCAGGGGCCAGGAGCTGAAGACTGAGGAGCAGAAGACGTTTTACGCCCTAGGGCTCGCGCTCAGCCAGAGTCTCGGCTTGTTCAATCTTAGCGAGGCCGAGCTGGAGTTGGTGAAGTCAGGTCTCGCCGACGGGGTCCTGAATCGGACGCGGAAGGTCGAGCTGCCCGCGTACATGAGCAAGGTCCAGGAGTTGCAGACGTCGCGTCAGGCCGCCGCCGCTGCCGTCGAGAAGAAGCAGGGCCAGTCGTTCCTCGACAAGGCCGCCGCCGAGAAGGGGGTAACCAAGACGGCCTCTGGCGTGATCGTCACCACGCTCAAGTCCGGCACCGGACCCTCCCCCGCGGCCGGCGACACGGTGAAGGTGCACTACACGGGCACCCTGATCGACGGCACCGTCTTCGACAGCTCCGTGCAGCGTGGACAACCGGCCACCTTCCCCCTCAACGGCGTGATCAAATGCTGGACCGAAGGCGTCGTCACCATGAAGGTCGGCGGTAAGGCGAAGCTGGTCTGCCCTGCCGACGCGGCCTACGGCGTCCGGGGGGCGCCCCCGAAAATTAAGCCGGGCGCCACGCTGGTCTTCGACGTGGAACTGCTGGAGATCGTGAAGTAA
- the metK gene encoding methionine adenosyltransferase 1 (AdoMet synthetase) (Evidence 2a : Function of homologous gene experimentally demonstrated in an other organism; Product type e : enzyme): protein MPKSYLFTSESVTEGHPDKIADQISDAILDAIFAQDPYGRVACETLVTTGLAFVAGEISTKCYVDIPKVVRETIRDVGYTRAKYGFDHETCAVITSIQEQSADIALGVDIQGAGDQGLMFGYASDETPELMPMPIMLAHKLVRRLAEVRRAEILDYLRPDGKSQVTVEYVNGRPSRIDTVVISTQHSPEVSLKQIREDIVEQIVLPVLPPELVDLERIHYHINPTGRFVIGGPHGDTGLTGRKLIADTYGGVGSHGGGAFSGKDPTKVDRSASYNARYIAKNFVAAGLAKKCEVQLAYAIGVADPVSVLVDSKGTGTIPDEEMIKMVPTHFELTPAGMIKALDLRRPIFKQTAAYGHFGRTEPDFTWERTDKAEALRQEAGRLGA from the coding sequence ATGCCGAAGTCGTATCTGTTCACGTCGGAATCGGTGACGGAAGGTCACCCCGACAAGATCGCCGATCAGATCTCTGATGCCATACTTGACGCCATCTTTGCGCAAGACCCTTACGGCCGCGTGGCGTGCGAAACGCTGGTCACGACCGGTTTGGCCTTCGTGGCCGGGGAGATCAGCACCAAGTGTTATGTGGATATCCCGAAGGTCGTTCGCGAAACGATCAGAGACGTCGGCTATACAAGGGCCAAGTACGGCTTTGATCATGAAACGTGCGCCGTGATCACCTCCATTCAGGAACAGTCGGCCGATATCGCCTTGGGGGTTGATATCCAGGGAGCGGGCGATCAGGGGCTCATGTTCGGCTATGCCAGCGATGAGACGCCCGAGCTGATGCCGATGCCGATCATGCTGGCCCACAAGTTGGTGAGGCGGTTGGCTGAGGTCCGGCGCGCGGAGATCCTGGATTATCTCCGACCGGACGGCAAATCGCAGGTGACGGTCGAATACGTCAATGGAAGGCCGAGTCGCATCGATACGGTGGTGATCTCGACCCAGCACAGCCCGGAGGTGTCGCTCAAACAGATCCGGGAAGATATCGTTGAGCAGATTGTCCTGCCGGTTCTTCCACCTGAGCTGGTGGACTTGGAGCGGATTCATTATCATATCAACCCGACAGGCCGCTTTGTGATCGGCGGTCCTCATGGCGACACGGGACTGACCGGTCGGAAGCTGATCGCAGACACCTATGGCGGGGTTGGAAGCCACGGGGGCGGCGCCTTCTCCGGGAAGGACCCGACAAAGGTGGACCGATCCGCGTCGTACAATGCCAGATATATTGCGAAGAACTTTGTTGCGGCCGGCCTGGCGAAGAAATGTGAGGTTCAACTGGCCTATGCGATCGGTGTTGCGGACCCGGTGTCGGTGCTGGTAGACAGCAAGGGGACAGGGACCATTCCGGATGAGGAGATGATCAAAATGGTTCCTACACACTTCGAGTTGACCCCGGCCGGGATGATCAAGGCACTCGATCTTCGACGCCCGATCTTCAAGCAGACCGCCGCCTATGGCCATTTCGGCCGCACGGAACCTGACTTTACGTGGGAACGGACCGACAAGGCTGAGGCGCTGAGACAAGAAGCAGGCAGGCTGGGAGCATAA
- the kdsC gene encoding 3-deoxy-D-manno-octulosonate 8-phosphate phosphatase (Evidence 2a : Function of homologous gene experimentally demonstrated in an other organism; PubMedId : 12639950; Product type e : enzyme), translating to MSIDSRLQEIAKVIRLLIMDVDGVLTDGRIFYNAEGVQSQAFFVRDGYGLRMARQAGLLTAIVTGRISAAVTHRANELGITEIHQGATNKIEVYEMLLQRYGLTDEAVAYVGDDLNDLSVLGRVGLSVAPADADPEVTTRVAYVTTQLGGRGAVREVIDLILKAQGRWEEFLEERGSASEEGRPAGGFFLTSGRGMLQ from the coding sequence ATGTCCATCGACTCCAGACTACAGGAAATAGCGAAGGTGATACGTCTGCTCATAATGGACGTAGACGGCGTCCTGACTGATGGACGTATCTTCTACAATGCTGAAGGCGTGCAGAGCCAGGCCTTCTTTGTGAGAGACGGCTATGGTCTTCGCATGGCCCGGCAGGCGGGATTGCTGACGGCGATCGTGACGGGGCGTATATCGGCGGCGGTGACCCACCGCGCGAATGAATTGGGCATTACTGAAATCCACCAGGGGGCGACGAATAAGATCGAGGTGTATGAGATGCTCCTTCAGCGGTATGGCCTGACCGATGAGGCGGTGGCGTATGTCGGCGACGACCTGAACGACCTGTCGGTGCTCGGTCGGGTCGGGCTTTCCGTGGCGCCGGCTGATGCCGATCCGGAGGTGACAACGCGGGTTGCGTATGTGACGACGCAGCTCGGAGGCCGCGGCGCGGTCCGGGAGGTGATCGATCTGATCCTGAAGGCCCAGGGCCGATGGGAGGAGTTCCTCGAAGAGCGAGGATCGGCGTCGGAGGAGGGCCGGCCGGCCGGCGGCTTTTTCTTGACAAGCGGACGAGGTATGTTACAGTGA